GGTTTCCCAAATTTAACAAGTTTTTATAAAGCTTTCCGAGATAAGTATAAGGAAACACCTATAAATTATCGAAAACATTACTTATCTAGTATTGATTCTAATTCGATTGACGATTTCGATTACAGTTATAAGGTTACAGAAGATGATCATAAGGAAGCTTCAAAACAGTTGGAAAATATTATTAATAATCATCATAATCATGCTATCTTGTCATCAAATTTAGAAATTTTACCGCGTAATAATATTATTGTGGACGCTTCTACATCTACTCCATTAAAAATGGTTTGCTTTGAATTGATCAATTTAGGATTTGCATCAAATATTTTGTCCCATGATTTCCAGAAACAATTAGCAATCGTTCAAAAAGAATTAAACTTTAAATATGCAAGATTTCAAGGCATTATCACGCCAGATATTATTGATAAAATACCAAATACAAATTCTTACAATTTTTCAATAGCCAACAGAATTATCGATTATCTATATTCAATAAAGTTAATCCCTTTCATTGATTTCGGCACTCAACCTAGAAAAATTAATGTAAACAGTAGTGAATATGCCTATTATTCAGACAACCAATCACATTTCCAAACCTTAGATGAATGGAAGGAATTCTTGCAAAGTTTTATTCATCATTGTGTAAATAGATATGGAATCGCAGAAGTTGAAAAATGGAGATTCGAACTTTGGTTACCTCACGGGAGTAAACTCGAATATCCAATAGAGGGAGTTAAATGGTATAGGGAACATTATAAAATCATGTACCAAACAATCAAGAGGTTACTACCCAATACGCAGGTTGGTGGATTTGGCTACAATATCTCCGCAACTGAAAATATCCTCTATGACGTTATTTCTCATGAAGAGATTACTCTTGATTTTATAACAATCGCTTGCTTTCATACTGAAATACCAAGACAAGAACATCTTAGTACCCCTTACTTTACGACAAATAGTGAATTTTTGAAGCAAAGGATAACAAATATCCTAAATCAATTTAATAAATTGGAGATTCCAATTTTTGTTACTGAATGGAATTTTGGTTATACATCAAGAAATTTTGTTAACGATTCAATCTTCAAAGCATTGTTTATCACTAAAAACATCTTGGAAAATACAGATAATATTGACGCAATCGGGTATTGGTTTTTGTCTGATCTAACAATTGAATATAAAGACACTAACAATATACTATTTGGCGGGAACGGCCTACTCTCTGTTGACGGTCTAAAAAAACCAGCTTACTTTGCTTATCAATTTCTATCACATATTGGTAATCAATTGATACACAAAGGTGATGGCTATATTATAACGACTGATTCCCGAAATAGTTATCAAATTTTACTTTACAACTACAGTCACCCTTCAGATTTCTTCTGCCTAAAATTTGATTCTGAAATAAATTCCAAAAATGTTAATGGAATTTTTGATCATACCCACTCCAAAGAATTCTCAATTGAGTTGATAAACATTCCAAAAGGGAATTATAGAATCAAATCATACAAACTTAATAAAGAGTACGGCAGCATTTTAGATAATTGGATAAAAATAGGACAGACACAACACATTACACCAAGCGAGATTGAATATTTTAATAATATTACAATACCTTCCCAAAACATCTACTACACAACCAGTGACACTTCACTTCATATTCAAGAGATATTGAATATTAATGAAGTACAGTTAATCACAATAAAACTAGAAATTTAGAAATCAATAAACAGTTTTCAAATACAAAAAATGGGTGTCCTAAAAAAATTTTGGGACACCCTCATGGTTTTATTTAATTAATGCAGAATCATTCTCTTTCAGATTTACTAGATATTAGCATTTATACTTTCGCCATATTCTAACCATTCTACTTCCTCATGTGTGAGGATAATCTTTGAACCTTCATAGCAAGATAATAATTCTTCTTCGTTTTGTGGCCCAATCACAGCACAAGTAGGAAATGGTTGGTTAAGAACATAAGCAAGGGCAATTTTGATTGTAGAAACACCTTTTTCTTCTGCTAATTGTTCTGCTCGGTGATAGCGTTCCCAATTGGCATCAGTATAAAAGGCACGCACTAAATCCTTATTGCTAAGGTCTTCTGGCGTAAAGCGACCTGTGAAAAAACCTCTTGCTTGTGAAGACCAAGATAAAAGTGGAAGTTGCGTCTTTTCATGCCAAGAACAATATTCTGCATT
This genomic stretch from Neobacillus niacini harbors:
- a CDS encoding GH39 family glycosyl hydrolase, producing the protein MIKNQIYYGNSINIFLINLQNNLPMKRDFCNFFLVLKGNISITIKSKTYDFSENDIFMVSPNDAYQVLSQNNNLILILEINLDFLISQIGDFNLTEFNSKTGELRDLDLLKKTFAELAKSFFSHQSSANLLFISSIYKFLYIIHNIKSMAKLSEETDEHSNEIYQSRVNEIKQYIHQNYNKPISLSKLADKLYLTPQYTSKFIKQHLDMNFTDYVNLVRLNQAVEELLYTNNSVTQIALNHGFPNLTSFYKAFRDKYKETPINYRKHYLSSIDSNSIDDFDYSYKVTEDDHKEASKQLENIINNHHNHAILSSNLEILPRNNIIVDASTSTPLKMVCFELINLGFASNILSHDFQKQLAIVQKELNFKYARFQGIITPDIIDKIPNTNSYNFSIANRIIDYLYSIKLIPFIDFGTQPRKINVNSSEYAYYSDNQSHFQTLDEWKEFLQSFIHHCVNRYGIAEVEKWRFELWLPHGSKLEYPIEGVKWYREHYKIMYQTIKRLLPNTQVGGFGYNISATENILYDVISHEEITLDFITIACFHTEIPRQEHLSTPYFTTNSEFLKQRITNILNQFNKLEIPIFVTEWNFGYTSRNFVNDSIFKALFITKNILENTDNIDAIGYWFLSDLTIEYKDTNNILFGGNGLLSVDGLKKPAYFAYQFLSHIGNQLIHKGDGYIITTDSRNSYQILLYNYSHPSDFFCLKFDSEINSKNVNGIFDHTHSKEFSIELINIPKGNYRIKSYKLNKEYGSILDNWIKIGQTQHITPSEIEYFNNITIPSQNIYYTTSDTSLHIQEILNINEVQLITIKLEI